A single Lactuca sativa cultivar Salinas chromosome 8, Lsat_Salinas_v11, whole genome shotgun sequence DNA region contains:
- the LOC111881798 gene encoding uncharacterized protein LOC111881798 isoform X2, which produces MIEKADSNGSKMNNHLSCRNIIGEDEVDDENNTKSSQSSGNNSMVDQVEGEKKDESIRVRPYVRSKMARLRWTPDLHLTFVKAVERLGATPKLVLQLMNIQGLSIAHVKSHLQMYRSKKIDDQDQVINRGDYYAGSNSHLLHNLCQLPGLDQRLFKVNLSQNSWSNHVISRPSTNNMINARIEDHGLNHGRQGDFNMNTIMNYGAYYMRKKPSNEDENCKIACQEVEKDETLTNTRSSLIDPEFMNSFVNTKKRKAPLDEGLDLNLSLSLKGSMTRDDDEVDSALCLSLLSSSSKKEKYYKDYGMESSRNLLEEGQLRKNPRMSSTLDLTI; this is translated from the exons ATGATCGAAAAGGCAGATTCTAATGGTTCAAAGATGAATAATCACTTGTCTTGCAGGAACATTATTGGTGAGGATGAGGTTGATGATGAAAACAACACCAAATCAAGCCAGAGCTCAGGGAATAACAGCATGGTGGATCAAGTGGAGGGTGAGAAGAAAGATGAATCCATTAGAGTAAGGCCATATGTAAGATCTAAGATGGCTAGGCTTAGATGGACTCCTGATCTTCATCTCACTTTTGTTAAAGCCGTGGAGCGACTAG GAGCAACCCCTAAATTAGTTCTACAACTGATGAACATCCAAGGTCTTAGCATTGCTCATGTAAAGAGCCATCTACAG ATGTATAGAAGTAAGAAGATCGATGATCAAGATCAAG TAATTAACCGGGGAGATTATTATGCTGGGAGCAACAGTCATCTTCTTCACAATCTTTGTCAACTTCCTGGGCTCGATCAAAGGTTGTTTAAGGTTAATTTAAG CCAGAATTCTTGGAGCAACCATGTGATATCAAGACCTTCGACAAACAATATGATTAATGCTAGAATAGAAGATCATGGATTGAACCATGGACGCCAAGGAGACTTTAACATGAACACTATAATGAACTATGGGGCATATTACATGAGAAAGAAACCATCCAATGAGGATGAAAATTGCAAGATTGCCTGTCAAGAGGTTGAGAAGGATGAAACTTTGACCAACACCAGGTCAAGTCTGATTGATCCTGAATTCATGAATAGCTTTGTTAATACAAAGAAGCGGAAAGCCCCACTTGATGAAGGGCTTGATTTGAATTTGTCATTAAGCCTGAAAGGAAGTATGACTAGGGATGATGATGAAGTGGATAGTGCGTTGTGTTTGTCTCtactttcttcttcatcaaagaAGGAAAAATACTATAAGGATTATGGCATGGAGTCTTCCCGCAACCTGTTAGAAGAAGGTCAACTCAGAAAGAATCCAAGAATGTCGAGTACTCTAGATCTGACTATATGA
- the LOC111881798 gene encoding two-component response regulator ORR24 isoform X1 → MIEKADSNGSKMNNHLSCRNIIGEDEVDDENNTKSSQSSGNNSMVDQVEGEKKDESIRVRPYVRSKMARLRWTPDLHLTFVKAVERLGGQERATPKLVLQLMNIQGLSIAHVKSHLQMYRSKKIDDQDQVINRGDYYAGSNSHLLHNLCQLPGLDQRLFKVNLSQNSWSNHVISRPSTNNMINARIEDHGLNHGRQGDFNMNTIMNYGAYYMRKKPSNEDENCKIACQEVEKDETLTNTRSSLIDPEFMNSFVNTKKRKAPLDEGLDLNLSLSLKGSMTRDDDEVDSALCLSLLSSSSKKEKYYKDYGMESSRNLLEEGQLRKNPRMSSTLDLTI, encoded by the exons ATGATCGAAAAGGCAGATTCTAATGGTTCAAAGATGAATAATCACTTGTCTTGCAGGAACATTATTGGTGAGGATGAGGTTGATGATGAAAACAACACCAAATCAAGCCAGAGCTCAGGGAATAACAGCATGGTGGATCAAGTGGAGGGTGAGAAGAAAGATGAATCCATTAGAGTAAGGCCATATGTAAGATCTAAGATGGCTAGGCTTAGATGGACTCCTGATCTTCATCTCACTTTTGTTAAAGCCGTGGAGCGACTAGGTGGTCAAGAAA GAGCAACCCCTAAATTAGTTCTACAACTGATGAACATCCAAGGTCTTAGCATTGCTCATGTAAAGAGCCATCTACAG ATGTATAGAAGTAAGAAGATCGATGATCAAGATCAAG TAATTAACCGGGGAGATTATTATGCTGGGAGCAACAGTCATCTTCTTCACAATCTTTGTCAACTTCCTGGGCTCGATCAAAGGTTGTTTAAGGTTAATTTAAG CCAGAATTCTTGGAGCAACCATGTGATATCAAGACCTTCGACAAACAATATGATTAATGCTAGAATAGAAGATCATGGATTGAACCATGGACGCCAAGGAGACTTTAACATGAACACTATAATGAACTATGGGGCATATTACATGAGAAAGAAACCATCCAATGAGGATGAAAATTGCAAGATTGCCTGTCAAGAGGTTGAGAAGGATGAAACTTTGACCAACACCAGGTCAAGTCTGATTGATCCTGAATTCATGAATAGCTTTGTTAATACAAAGAAGCGGAAAGCCCCACTTGATGAAGGGCTTGATTTGAATTTGTCATTAAGCCTGAAAGGAAGTATGACTAGGGATGATGATGAAGTGGATAGTGCGTTGTGTTTGTCTCtactttcttcttcatcaaagaAGGAAAAATACTATAAGGATTATGGCATGGAGTCTTCCCGCAACCTGTTAGAAGAAGGTCAACTCAGAAAGAATCCAAGAATGTCGAGTACTCTAGATCTGACTATATGA